Proteins from one Chitinophaga oryzae genomic window:
- a CDS encoding hybrid sensor histidine kinase/response regulator, with the protein MKKAIRIFSQITAVVAISAGLMIYLVVKPSLAILIPAIIECLGFLIILRINEKTDYRVTSLLYFTLQNIATLYFGLVLEPAAGVHIMCLFNAGIVIILYTSRRDRWLAWTVVGILFFIMVLNYAYRFVPVVIPSANNLLTYIIYPVIFLHILIVFNLYADVNHKLVEKERLQTNELYEKTQQLEKLDRFKNAFIAENSHELRSPIQIIFTISEMLKAKVMGKAGLLSAQELVNDLHISVDHARSIINNGLVFSKLEQGLPNPANSQPLNIRRFIADIRTIYQYYGKQRNIHIDYSVTASFPNNILTDKVKLKQILGNLIENAIKYNREGSNIFVRIQETAATFRIVIEDQGPGLSAEQADRIFDLYATSNPGTGSGIGLYVTKKLVTLLGGTIQASGKPGKGTTFTLVFPLHPTYEEEEHSRYNDYFDGRGLKALVIEDDSFTQKYLSKFLETYLGFEAEIAGTGAKALEMSRNSDYAVIFLDAYLPDIRLADLISAFSKERQQAPIVLTSGASRESIREELSPEEQVLLNNIKGFLSKPYSFDEISTFLMENIAQHKNL; encoded by the coding sequence GTGAAAAAGGCAATCCGTATCTTTAGCCAGATCACCGCTGTTGTCGCTATTTCAGCCGGATTGATGATTTATCTTGTGGTAAAACCTTCACTGGCCATTCTGATTCCTGCTATCATCGAATGCCTGGGATTTCTCATCATATTACGTATCAACGAAAAAACAGACTACCGGGTAACTTCCCTGCTCTATTTTACGCTGCAGAATATAGCCACGCTGTATTTCGGACTGGTATTGGAACCGGCCGCCGGTGTACATATCATGTGCCTGTTCAACGCGGGGATCGTCATCATCCTGTATACGTCCCGGCGGGACCGCTGGCTCGCATGGACGGTGGTCGGGATCCTTTTTTTTATCATGGTGTTGAACTACGCCTACCGGTTCGTACCGGTAGTGATCCCTAGTGCGAACAACCTGCTGACGTATATTATCTACCCGGTTATTTTCCTGCATATCCTCATCGTATTCAACCTGTATGCGGATGTGAACCATAAACTGGTGGAGAAAGAGCGGTTACAGACGAACGAACTGTATGAGAAAACGCAGCAGCTGGAAAAACTGGACCGTTTCAAGAACGCCTTTATCGCCGAAAATTCTCATGAGCTCCGAAGCCCCATCCAGATAATCTTCACCATCAGTGAAATGCTGAAAGCGAAGGTGATGGGCAAAGCCGGGCTCCTGTCTGCACAGGAACTGGTAAATGATCTGCATATCTCGGTAGACCATGCCAGAAGCATTATCAACAATGGGCTGGTGTTTTCCAAGCTGGAACAGGGCCTGCCTAATCCAGCCAATAGCCAGCCGCTCAATATCAGGCGGTTCATCGCTGATATCCGCACTATCTACCAGTACTACGGAAAACAGCGCAATATCCATATTGATTATTCGGTAACTGCCTCATTCCCGAATAACATCCTTACGGATAAAGTCAAGCTGAAACAGATACTGGGCAACCTCATTGAAAACGCTATCAAATACAACCGGGAAGGAAGTAACATTTTCGTCCGGATACAGGAGACGGCCGCCACTTTCAGGATCGTTATAGAAGACCAGGGGCCGGGACTGTCCGCCGAACAGGCTGACCGGATCTTTGATCTCTACGCTACCAGCAATCCCGGTACCGGCAGCGGCATAGGCCTCTATGTCACCAAAAAGCTGGTCACGCTGCTGGGAGGTACTATTCAGGCCTCCGGCAAGCCGGGAAAAGGAACCACCTTCACCCTCGTGTTCCCGCTGCATCCCACTTATGAAGAGGAAGAACATAGCAGGTACAACGACTACTTCGATGGCAGGGGATTAAAAGCACTTGTCATCGAAGACGATTCCTTTACGCAGAAATACCTCAGCAAATTCCTGGAAACCTACCTCGGCTTTGAAGCGGAGATAGCAGGTACCGGAGCTAAGGCGCTGGAAATGAGCCGCAACAGCGACTATGCTGTTATTTTCCTGGATGCCTATCTTCCTGACATACGACTGGCCGACCTGATATCAGCCTTCTCCAAAGAAAGACAACAGGCGCCCATCGTGCTCACTTCCGGTGCATCAAGGGAGAGTATCAGGGAAGAACTAAGCCCGGAAGAACAGGTGCTGCTCAACAATATAAAAGGGTTCCTCTCCAAGCCCTATTCCTTTGATGAAATCAGTACCTTTCTGATGGAGAACATAGCACAGCATAAAAACCTGTAG
- a CDS encoding terpene synthase family protein has protein sequence MLNGKFGNLAAHFFPLASLPQLIWMTRWNLTFFVFDDFYGPLPLGELSAKIQRAMEILQGAPLTKDDNEIFRQMFIMRKEILPHVEGNLFWMDQFNASMGLFFEGMKADTAFSYREEVRYPRLKEYLVLREKIVATYPLLDFAEIEVHAILPPPVINDPVLRRLRQLACRLVSWSNDVYSLKKELEDHEAMNLVLVIKEEFNCSTEEAIDRAVDIHERDLSAFLELSNNLPGNYGPYGAAVRRYVDAIGLLLSGHIEWYDHTLRY, from the coding sequence ATGCTGAATGGTAAATTCGGCAACCTCGCCGCGCATTTTTTCCCGCTGGCATCTCTTCCCCAGCTCATCTGGATGACGCGCTGGAACCTCACCTTCTTTGTCTTTGATGATTTCTATGGCCCGTTGCCGCTCGGGGAGCTGAGCGCCAAAATACAACGGGCGATGGAGATTTTACAGGGCGCTCCGCTGACGAAAGACGATAATGAGATTTTCCGGCAGATGTTCATCATGAGAAAAGAGATATTGCCGCATGTCGAAGGCAATCTCTTCTGGATGGACCAGTTCAACGCCAGTATGGGACTGTTCTTCGAAGGGATGAAGGCAGATACCGCTTTCAGTTACCGGGAAGAAGTAAGATATCCCCGGCTGAAAGAGTACCTCGTGCTGCGGGAGAAAATCGTAGCCACGTACCCGTTACTCGACTTTGCGGAGATTGAAGTACATGCCATCCTGCCGCCTCCCGTGATCAACGATCCCGTGCTTCGCCGCCTCCGCCAGCTGGCCTGCCGGCTCGTCTCCTGGAGCAACGATGTCTACTCACTGAAAAAGGAGCTGGAAGATCATGAGGCCATGAACCTGGTGCTCGTAATTAAAGAAGAGTTCAACTGTTCCACGGAAGAGGCGATCGACCGGGCGGTGGATATCCATGAGCGGGACCTGTCGGCCTTCCTGGAGCTTTCCAACAACCTCCCCGGTAACTATGGGCCCTATGGGGCAGCGGTGAGAAGGTATGTCGATGCCATCGGCCTGCTCTTGTCAGGACACATCGAATGGTATGACCACACCCTCAGATACTAA
- a CDS encoding DKNYY domain-containing protein, with translation MWEKPTAWPSAQNLPGGNGYYFIDGQGVCYNTYPVKHADAETFVCRFDFAKDKARCYRMGEPFKGADPTSFEVLNYYFAKDKHHIYNIGGADKKVDYDTFEVLDTGFQLNEHGQPKKTTSYAKDKNGLWMMEYYSQQPVAIKGIDTAAFSRINGSYAKDSRYVLWRGKKLKKADPGTFTAFNTNYGKDAAAVFFQEQALANADYATFETVDTNVTIAKDKDRFYHFGEEITAAEFAECLKDVLTGG, from the coding sequence ATGTGGGAAAAACCAACAGCATGGCCATCTGCCCAAAACCTTCCCGGTGGCAACGGCTACTATTTCATCGACGGTCAGGGTGTCTGCTACAATACATACCCTGTTAAACATGCCGATGCGGAAACATTTGTATGCCGCTTTGACTTTGCAAAGGATAAAGCCCGGTGCTACCGCATGGGAGAGCCTTTTAAAGGAGCAGACCCCACGTCCTTTGAAGTGCTGAACTACTATTTCGCCAAGGACAAACATCATATTTACAACATCGGCGGCGCCGATAAAAAAGTGGATTATGACACGTTTGAGGTGCTGGATACCGGCTTTCAGCTGAATGAACACGGGCAACCCAAAAAGACCACGTCTTATGCGAAAGACAAAAACGGCCTGTGGATGATGGAGTACTATTCGCAGCAGCCTGTCGCCATCAAAGGGATAGACACTGCTGCTTTCAGCCGGATCAACGGCAGCTACGCCAAAGACAGCCGTTATGTGCTGTGGCGGGGTAAAAAACTGAAGAAAGCCGATCCCGGGACCTTTACAGCTTTCAATACCAACTACGGTAAAGATGCAGCTGCCGTGTTCTTCCAGGAACAGGCGCTGGCAAATGCCGATTACGCCACGTTTGAGACTGTGGACACCAATGTCACCATAGCGAAAGACAAAGACCGCTTTTATCATTTCGGGGAAGAAATTACCGCCGCTGAGTTTGCGGAGTGCCTGAAAGATGTGCTGACCGGCGGGTGA
- a CDS encoding Imm19 family immunity protein: MQLNLSDKNFCLFLLTQFPFASDDELETMLTDYLPEHFSMPPGEWWEELTGKTEAPWDGYTYVHRLNEAVTFFAEFHPNETIYFFNDTYLGNTGGNFHLSLLRWTELQAIISKDETDPSLLFFMLLPLVAGNRSELAEITAAITDHLKEMALELPADQLEILTRFLGSHLIFGEEESDIFEHLPDTGWAINRNHSERNRRNRAEDLRSINQLIGSATL; the protein is encoded by the coding sequence ATGCAACTCAATTTATCAGATAAAAATTTCTGCCTGTTCCTGCTGACCCAATTCCCTTTTGCCTCCGACGATGAATTGGAAACCATGCTGACTGACTATCTGCCGGAACATTTTTCCATGCCGCCTGGTGAATGGTGGGAAGAACTGACCGGTAAAACAGAAGCGCCATGGGACGGATATACCTATGTACATCGTCTCAACGAGGCCGTAACTTTTTTCGCGGAGTTTCATCCTAACGAAACCATCTACTTCTTCAACGATACTTATCTCGGTAATACCGGCGGTAATTTTCACCTCTCCCTGTTGAGGTGGACAGAGCTGCAGGCTATCATCAGCAAAGACGAAACAGACCCGTCGCTCCTGTTTTTTATGTTGCTGCCACTGGTGGCGGGAAACCGGTCAGAGCTCGCTGAGATAACGGCAGCGATAACTGATCACCTGAAGGAGATGGCGCTGGAACTGCCGGCTGACCAGCTGGAAATCCTCACCCGGTTCCTGGGCAGCCATCTTATCTTCGGGGAGGAAGAAAGCGATATATTTGAACACCTGCCGGATACCGGCTGGGCCATCAACCGCAATCACTCTGAAAGAAACCGCCGCAACAGGGCAGAAGACCTGCGCAGTATCAATCAGCTGATCGGTTCAGCTACTTTATAA
- a CDS encoding RagB/SusD family nutrient uptake outer membrane protein — MKKNLYITYILAAGFAFSSCKKSYLDTAPVLSVESQDAFGSPSRVNAAMIGLYDLMQPSQFTNHIFLTVDVKGGDQLIKSTGNYNRFVTEYQFTEVANGGTAALSFIFWKRAFEMISSCNQAIVNLPKSPIAEDVKADYLAEARVLRAWANHQLIRLYAQPYAVSPDGLGIPKVDKPLKADDPTPARSSVKEIYAFMLEDLKFAEQNLKKSRTNAFRITINAVYALQARLYLDMGNWAEASNYAKKARVGYPLDPAATLLGGFVDKTPEWIWGLDYRTDDNTAFLMLASFQEPYDIGYSTFRASKSFFALFADNDIRKKQFYVNLDKVETTVGDALQRDDVVETRDGYLMNKFYYRSTLDLDMPLIRSAEMYLIEAEAESELNNDAAAQTALFEVQKRAITGAVKSINTGEALKTEIENERRKELHGEGFRFFDIIRRKKTLERTAADHWKPITQASGNGRNILPIPQREIDISHLEQNPAYK; from the coding sequence ATGAAGAAGAACTTATATATTACGTATATACTGGCTGCTGGCTTTGCATTCTCCAGCTGTAAGAAATCTTACCTCGATACGGCACCTGTGCTGTCGGTAGAGTCCCAGGACGCATTCGGCTCACCGTCACGCGTAAACGCTGCTATGATCGGCCTCTATGATCTGATGCAGCCCAGCCAGTTTACCAACCACATCTTCCTGACCGTAGATGTAAAAGGCGGCGACCAGCTGATTAAAAGCACCGGCAACTATAACCGCTTCGTTACTGAATACCAGTTCACGGAAGTAGCTAACGGCGGTACAGCCGCACTTTCCTTTATTTTCTGGAAAAGAGCCTTTGAAATGATCTCCAGCTGTAACCAGGCGATCGTCAACCTGCCAAAGTCCCCCATCGCGGAAGACGTAAAGGCCGATTACCTCGCGGAAGCCAGGGTATTAAGGGCCTGGGCCAATCATCAACTGATACGCCTGTACGCGCAGCCGTATGCTGTAAGCCCTGATGGCCTGGGTATCCCTAAAGTGGACAAACCGCTGAAAGCAGATGATCCTACGCCAGCCCGCTCTTCCGTGAAGGAAATCTATGCCTTCATGCTGGAAGACCTTAAGTTCGCGGAACAGAACCTGAAGAAAAGCCGTACCAACGCTTTCCGTATTACCATCAACGCTGTATATGCTTTGCAGGCGCGCCTGTACCTCGATATGGGCAACTGGGCGGAAGCGAGCAACTATGCTAAAAAAGCCCGCGTGGGATATCCGCTGGACCCCGCTGCCACACTGCTGGGCGGCTTTGTGGATAAAACACCGGAGTGGATATGGGGCCTGGACTACCGCACAGATGACAATACCGCCTTCCTGATGCTGGCATCCTTCCAGGAACCGTATGATATCGGTTACAGCACCTTCCGTGCCTCCAAATCTTTCTTTGCGCTTTTTGCAGACAATGATATCCGCAAAAAACAGTTCTACGTGAACCTGGACAAGGTAGAAACTACCGTCGGCGATGCACTGCAACGGGATGACGTAGTGGAAACCAGAGACGGTTACCTGATGAACAAATTCTACTACAGAAGCACTCTGGACCTGGACATGCCACTGATCCGCTCTGCTGAAATGTACCTGATCGAAGCAGAAGCCGAGTCTGAACTGAATAACGACGCGGCTGCACAAACAGCCCTGTTCGAAGTACAGAAAAGAGCGATCACCGGTGCGGTGAAATCCATCAACACCGGCGAAGCACTGAAAACCGAAATCGAAAACGAACGCAGAAAAGAACTGCACGGCGAAGGTTTCCGTTTCTTCGATATCATCAGACGCAAGAAAACACTGGAGAGAACTGCTGCTGACCACTGGAAACCCATCACCCAGGCTTCCGGCAACGGCCGCAACATACTGCCTATCCCGCAGCGTGAGATCGACATCAGCCACCTGGAACAGAACCCGGCTTACAAATAA
- a CDS encoding SusC/RagA family TonB-linked outer membrane protein produces MKRVLLLLMLLCSGIAGLQAQNRTITGSVTDAKGGNPLPGVTVQVKGERTGTVTTASGTFTLVVQGQNKVLRFSFVGYEEQEVALGAGSDIRVALKPDDKVLDEVLVVAYGTQKRATFTGAASVVKAEVLAERPVTSFEKALQGNVPGVTVQSVSGQPGGATTIRIRGVGGFGTSTNANANSAPLYVVDGIAIATGDFTQASTTADVLATLDPKDIETVTVLKDASAAALYGSRAANGVILITTKKGKAGRMSVNVTGSNGWSGIAVDRHDFLGSEEYFKYWWDSYYKKGVAGGATPADAAKQANASTIAALQANPFNNANPYGADGRLTSGTVKYYDTDWRDAVTRTGVTQDYGISVAGGTDKTTYYFGAGYFNQKGVILASDFKRYNAKLNLETRATDFLKFGVFSTFSSTDQNTPPGATGSANPIYFADRISPVYSLYQRDASGNPVLDPSGKGLAYNYINPVMKDYNPVGLSKSNIHNAKTLRAILSAYAEVYFLKYLTFKSQVGADVVDLRESRYYNPLNGDGKAVNGRSNKYAPRDTRTTIVNTLTFDNNFNKHHVNVLVGQEAFNYVYTNLTAGSTGFPFEGISELGAGSTASNPTSDRTQKKFNSYFSRVNYDFDNKYILSASLRTDGSSVFGEQKRYGTFWSVGGAWMISKENFMSSTAGWLRELKIKGSHGVSGADNIGRYDRLDLYDAGANYNGQAGTKYAQLGNPLLRWEGAITTDVGIEAYFIDRIRVEAGYYRRGSDRLLFQKPLSMTTGFESVITNLAKLNNTGFEAVVEANVIRNNDFTLDLGANITTNKNKIVDLGGVDSIIAPTGSKLWKVGGDRYEFFIPEYAGVDPEDGRPQWYRNETDNNGNLTGKRITTKQYTQASRYKMGSSLPKFYGGFNLKATYKGFDLTAMLFFNYGNKIYDSYLQAISNDGSAKGTNIASDVAAAAWQKKGDVTDVPRFMENNTDQGSSTSSRFLFDGNYMRLKTVNLGYSLPKSILNRAHIQRARIYLAAENLFTWAKHKGMDPEIEVDGFYGNDIPNVKTFTVGVNIGL; encoded by the coding sequence ATGAAGAGAGTTCTACTTCTATTGATGCTGCTATGTTCGGGGATAGCCGGACTGCAGGCTCAAAACAGGACGATTACAGGTTCGGTTACAGACGCCAAGGGCGGTAACCCGTTGCCAGGCGTAACGGTACAAGTCAAAGGTGAAAGAACCGGCACCGTGACCACTGCATCTGGTACTTTCACCCTGGTAGTGCAGGGTCAGAACAAGGTACTTCGGTTTTCATTTGTAGGTTACGAAGAACAGGAAGTGGCACTGGGCGCAGGCTCAGACATCCGTGTGGCACTGAAGCCCGACGACAAGGTACTGGACGAAGTACTGGTAGTGGCTTATGGTACACAGAAGAGGGCCACCTTTACCGGTGCTGCCTCTGTGGTAAAAGCAGAAGTGCTGGCAGAAAGACCGGTAACCTCTTTTGAAAAAGCTTTACAAGGTAATGTGCCTGGCGTAACAGTACAAAGCGTATCCGGTCAGCCCGGCGGCGCCACCACTATCCGCATCCGCGGTGTTGGCGGCTTTGGTACCAGCACTAACGCCAACGCCAACAGTGCTCCTTTGTATGTAGTGGACGGTATCGCCATCGCTACCGGCGACTTTACACAGGCTTCCACTACTGCTGACGTACTGGCTACCCTCGATCCTAAAGATATTGAAACCGTAACGGTGCTGAAAGATGCTTCCGCTGCTGCATTGTATGGCTCCCGCGCTGCCAACGGCGTGATCCTGATCACGACCAAAAAAGGTAAAGCCGGCAGAATGAGCGTGAACGTGACCGGCAGCAATGGCTGGTCCGGTATCGCTGTTGACAGGCATGACTTCCTGGGCAGTGAGGAATACTTCAAATACTGGTGGGATTCCTACTACAAAAAAGGCGTTGCCGGTGGCGCTACGCCTGCTGATGCGGCTAAACAGGCCAATGCATCCACCATCGCGGCGCTGCAGGCCAATCCGTTCAACAACGCCAATCCTTATGGCGCAGACGGCAGGCTGACTTCCGGTACCGTTAAGTATTATGATACGGACTGGAGAGACGCGGTGACCAGGACTGGTGTGACCCAGGATTACGGTATCAGTGTTGCCGGCGGTACAGACAAAACCACTTATTATTTCGGTGCTGGTTATTTCAACCAGAAAGGCGTAATACTGGCATCAGACTTTAAACGTTATAATGCCAAACTGAACCTGGAAACCAGGGCTACCGACTTCCTGAAATTTGGTGTGTTCTCCACGTTCTCTTCTACGGATCAAAACACCCCTCCGGGTGCTACAGGTTCTGCTAACCCTATCTATTTTGCGGACAGAATCTCTCCGGTATATTCCCTATATCAGCGGGATGCCAGCGGTAACCCCGTCCTGGACCCTTCAGGCAAAGGCCTTGCTTACAATTACATCAACCCTGTGATGAAGGATTATAACCCGGTAGGCCTGAGCAAATCCAATATACACAATGCTAAAACGCTGAGAGCTATCCTCTCCGCCTATGCCGAGGTGTATTTCCTGAAATACCTGACCTTTAAATCACAAGTGGGCGCTGACGTGGTGGACCTGCGGGAAAGCCGCTACTACAACCCGCTGAATGGCGACGGTAAGGCCGTAAACGGCCGTAGCAATAAATATGCGCCGAGAGATACCAGAACAACCATCGTGAATACCCTGACATTTGACAACAACTTCAATAAACACCATGTGAACGTACTGGTGGGCCAGGAAGCATTTAACTATGTTTATACCAACCTGACCGCCGGTTCTACTGGGTTTCCGTTTGAGGGTATCTCCGAACTGGGCGCAGGATCTACTGCCAGCAACCCTACTTCAGACCGCACACAGAAGAAATTTAACTCTTATTTTTCCCGTGTTAACTACGACTTCGATAATAAGTACATCCTGTCTGCCAGCCTCCGTACAGACGGATCTTCTGTCTTCGGTGAGCAGAAAAGATATGGTACTTTCTGGTCCGTAGGTGGAGCCTGGATGATCTCTAAAGAGAACTTCATGAGCAGCACGGCCGGCTGGTTAAGAGAACTGAAAATCAAAGGCAGCCATGGTGTAAGTGGTGCTGATAATATCGGCCGTTATGACCGTCTGGACCTGTATGATGCAGGCGCTAACTATAACGGTCAGGCCGGTACGAAATACGCCCAGCTGGGTAACCCGCTCCTGCGCTGGGAAGGCGCCATCACTACCGATGTGGGTATTGAAGCATATTTTATCGACAGAATCCGCGTGGAAGCAGGTTACTACCGTCGTGGCTCTGACAGGCTGCTGTTTCAGAAGCCGCTGTCCATGACCACCGGTTTTGAGTCTGTGATAACCAACCTCGCTAAACTGAATAATACCGGCTTTGAGGCGGTAGTAGAAGCGAATGTAATACGTAACAACGACTTTACACTCGATCTGGGCGCTAACATCACCACCAACAAGAACAAAATTGTTGATCTCGGAGGCGTTGATTCCATCATTGCGCCTACCGGCAGCAAACTCTGGAAAGTGGGAGGCGATCGTTATGAGTTCTTTATCCCGGAATACGCAGGCGTAGATCCTGAAGACGGCAGACCGCAGTGGTACAGAAACGAAACTGACAACAACGGTAACCTCACCGGAAAACGTATCACTACCAAACAGTACACACAGGCGAGCCGTTACAAAATGGGCAGCTCCCTGCCTAAGTTCTATGGCGGTTTCAACCTGAAAGCTACCTATAAAGGGTTTGACCTGACTGCGATGCTGTTCTTTAACTACGGTAACAAAATCTATGATTCATACCTGCAGGCTATCTCTAACGATGGTTCCGCTAAAGGTACCAACATTGCCAGCGATGTGGCGGCCGCTGCATGGCAGAAAAAAGGCGACGTTACAGACGTACCGCGCTTCATGGAAAACAATACCGACCAGGGTTCCAGTACTTCTTCCCGCTTCCTGTTCGATGGCAACTATATGCGTCTGAAAACAGTAAACCTGGGTTATAGCCTGCCTAAATCCATCCTGAACAGGGCGCATATCCAGCGCGCCAGAATTTATCTGGCTGCTGAGAACCTGTTCACATGGGCCAAACATAAAGGTATGGACCCCGAAATTGAAGTGGACGGTTTCTACGGCAATGATATCCCTAACGTAAAAACATTTACAGTAGGTGTTAACATTGGATTATAA
- a CDS encoding DPP IV N-terminal domain-containing protein, with amino-acid sequence MKHRLFWSVVTACNLYGAALSAQQLSRKPYLPDHAAVMERYRKVQLLDSLTRRKVFRHNVEAGWLPGGEQFWYTVGNSKDTTKTYYLVQAATGRKKEIKDTAAQNRLIAAGTPSSQVAQRGPSRWQDFETDSVSPDKQWIARIINGNVYIQSTRDSALTRLTTNGADTARAARYEALAWSPDSKYVVGYLTRPVTDSAAYYVLTDVAGTTRGQLRSHPYKQPGDPFPAYQMYIFSIADKKVVRTDAEALDFFGPPVLHWRHKAPRYFLYEKVDRGHQRFRVIEVDALTGATRTVLDEQAPTFIYESRLYTHYLPETNEMLWTSEKDGWRHIYLVNTLTGAVKNQVTRGEWVVRGIDSVDTAKREVWFRAGGMEPGEDPYFIHYYRIGFDGQHLLKLTPAAGNHQVSFSPDRKYYIDKYSQVNVPPVNELRRTADAKLITIAERADVSAWRSTGVPFPVPFHAKGRDGQTDIWGIMCRPSDYDSTRRYPIIENIYAGPHDAFVPKSFMSYYTDMQRLADLGFVVVQIDGMGTANRSKAFHDVCWKKLSDAGFPDRIRWIKALAEKYPFADTTRVGLYGTSAGGQNALGGLLFHPEFYKAAVASCGCHDNRVDKQWWNEQWMGYPVGKHYEEQSNVTNAGKLKGDLLLGEADTNVPPESTYRVVNALIKSNKTFEFLPIPGMGHSDGGPYGRTKRNDFFVRHLLKATPPDRNNNE; translated from the coding sequence ATGAAACATCGCCTATTTTGGAGTGTAGTTACGGCCTGCAACCTTTACGGGGCTGCGCTTTCGGCGCAACAGCTTTCCCGGAAGCCTTACCTGCCGGACCATGCAGCGGTCATGGAACGTTACCGTAAAGTACAACTTCTGGACAGCCTTACACGCAGAAAGGTATTCCGGCATAACGTGGAGGCCGGCTGGCTCCCCGGCGGAGAACAGTTCTGGTATACCGTCGGTAACAGTAAAGACACTACGAAGACTTATTACCTGGTACAAGCCGCTACAGGACGCAAAAAAGAAATAAAAGACACTGCAGCACAAAACCGCCTGATCGCTGCCGGCACACCGTCATCCCAGGTAGCACAAAGAGGACCGTCCAGATGGCAGGACTTCGAAACAGATTCCGTATCTCCCGATAAACAATGGATAGCCCGGATCATTAACGGTAACGTATATATTCAATCTACCCGTGACAGCGCGCTGACGCGGCTGACCACCAACGGCGCCGACACTGCCCGGGCAGCCCGCTATGAAGCGTTGGCATGGTCTCCCGACAGCAAATATGTGGTAGGGTATCTTACCCGGCCGGTTACCGATTCGGCGGCCTATTACGTGCTGACGGACGTCGCCGGCACTACCCGCGGACAGCTTCGCTCCCATCCTTATAAACAACCAGGAGATCCTTTCCCCGCCTATCAGATGTATATATTTTCGATCGCGGATAAAAAGGTGGTGCGTACTGATGCGGAAGCGCTGGATTTTTTTGGTCCGCCTGTATTACATTGGCGGCATAAGGCCCCCCGCTATTTTTTATATGAAAAGGTGGACCGCGGCCACCAGCGTTTCCGGGTGATTGAAGTGGACGCACTTACCGGCGCCACCCGTACCGTTTTAGATGAACAGGCGCCCACTTTTATCTATGAGTCACGCCTCTATACCCATTATCTGCCGGAGACCAACGAAATGTTGTGGACGTCCGAAAAAGACGGCTGGCGGCATATTTACCTCGTCAACACCCTCACCGGGGCGGTAAAGAACCAGGTCACCCGCGGCGAATGGGTGGTACGTGGCATCGACAGCGTGGATACAGCCAAAAGGGAGGTATGGTTTCGTGCAGGTGGCATGGAGCCGGGAGAAGATCCCTACTTCATTCATTACTATCGTATCGGTTTCGATGGGCAGCACCTCCTCAAACTTACACCGGCGGCAGGTAACCACCAGGTATCCTTTTCGCCCGACAGGAAATATTATATTGATAAATACTCGCAGGTAAATGTTCCCCCGGTGAATGAACTGCGCCGTACTGCCGATGCCAAACTCATTACGATAGCAGAACGGGCCGATGTCAGCGCCTGGCGGTCTACCGGCGTTCCTTTCCCCGTACCGTTCCACGCAAAAGGCCGGGACGGGCAAACAGACATATGGGGCATTATGTGCCGCCCTTCTGATTATGACAGCACACGGCGATATCCCATTATCGAGAATATCTACGCCGGTCCGCATGATGCATTTGTGCCGAAAAGTTTTATGAGCTACTATACAGACATGCAGCGCCTGGCGGACCTGGGCTTTGTAGTAGTCCAGATAGACGGTATGGGTACTGCCAACCGCTCCAAGGCATTTCATGACGTATGCTGGAAAAAACTGTCAGATGCCGGTTTTCCCGACCGTATCCGCTGGATCAAAGCACTGGCAGAAAAATATCCCTTCGCAGACACAACACGTGTAGGGCTATACGGCACTTCTGCCGGCGGCCAAAATGCACTCGGCGGCCTGCTCTTTCATCCGGAGTTTTACAAAGCGGCGGTGGCTTCCTGCGGCTGCCACGATAACCGCGTGGACAAACAGTGGTGGAACGAACAATGGATGGGTTATCCGGTAGGGAAACATTATGAAGAACAGTCCAACGTCACCAATGCCGGCAAGCTGAAAGGCGACCTGTTGCTGGGCGAAGCAGATACCAATGTGCCGCCGGAGTCTACTTATCGCGTTGTCAACGCGCTGATCAAAAGCAACAAAACGTTCGAATTCCTTCCCATACCAGGAATGGGGCACAGCGACGGCGGTCCGTATGGACGGACTAAACGCAATGACTTCTTTGTGCGGCATCTGCTGAAAGCCACACCGCCGGACAGGAACAACAATGAATAG